A region of Lycium barbarum isolate Lr01 chromosome 1, ASM1917538v2, whole genome shotgun sequence DNA encodes the following proteins:
- the LOC132628742 gene encoding protochlorophyllide reductase-like → MALQAATLLPSTFSISKESKASATLKNSSLFGASLSDYTKSDFGSSSFKVKSQRRLSNGAVRATMVASPGVTTNSPSGKKTLRKGCAIVTGASSGLGLATAKALSETGKWHVIMACRDFLKAEKAAKSVGMPKENYTIMHLDLASLDSVRQFVDNFRRSGWALDVLVANAAVYQPTAKEPSFTAEGFELSVGTNHLGHFLLSRLLLDDLKQSDYPSKRLIIVGSITGNTNTLAGNVPPKANLGDLRGMAGGLNGINSSAMIDGGEFDGAKAYKDSKVCNMLTMQEFHRRYHEETGITFASLYPGCIATTGLFREHIPLFRLLFPPFQKYITKGYVSETEAGKRLAQVVSDPSLTKSGVYWSWNKDSASFENQLSEEASDAEKARKVWEVSEKLVGLA, encoded by the exons ATGGCTCTTCAGGCTGCTACTCTGCTTCCTTCTACTTTCTCCATTTCCAAAGAG AGCAAAGCTAGTGCAACCTTGAAGAATTCTAGTCTATTTGGAGCTTCTCTCTCAGACTATACTAAATCTGATTTTGGCTCGTCTTCATTCAAAGTCAAG AGCCAAAGAAGATTGTCCAATGGAGCTGTAAGGGCTACAATGGTTGCTTCACCAGGTGTCACCACCAACTCTCCATcaggaaaaaaaacactaagaaaAGGTTGTGCAATTGTCACTGGAGCCTCATCAGGATTAGGCCTAGCCACAGCAAAAGCTCTATCAGAAACAGGGAAATGGCATGTGATTATGGCATGTAGGGACTTTCTAAAAGCAGAAAAAGCAGCAAAATCAGTTGGGATGCCTAAGGAGAATTATACCATCATGCATTTGGACTTAGCATCGCTCGACAGCGTCCGACAATTCGTTGATAACTTCCGGAGGTCGGGCTGGGCTCTCGACGTGTTGGTTGCTAATGCTGCTGTGTATCAACCAACTGCTAAAGAGCCTTCATTTACAGCTGAGGGCTTTGAGCTTAGTGTTGGCACTAACCACCTTggacatttccttctttcaagatTGTTGCTGGATGACTTGAAGCAATCTGATTATCCTTCAAAGAGACTCATCATTGTCGGTTCCATTACAG GGAACACGAATACTCTGGCCGGAAATGTACCTCCAAAGGCCAATCTTGGAGACTTGAGGGGTATGGCCGGGGGTCTAAACGGAATTAACAGCTCAGCGATGATCGATGGTGGGGAATTCGACGGTGCTAAAGCGTACAAAGACAGCAAAGTCTGTAACATGCTCACTATGCAAGAATTCCATCGTCGATACCACGAGGAAACCGGGATCACATTTGCTTCTCTTTACCCTGGCTGCATTGCAACAACAGGGCTATTCAGAGAACATATCCCTTTGTTTAGGCTCCTTTTCCCTCCATTCCAGAAGTATATCACAAAGGGATATGTCTCTGAGACTGAAGCTGGAAAAAGACTTGCTCAG GTTGTGAGTGATCCCAGCTTGACAAAATCAGGTGTCTACTGGAGCTGGAACAAAGATTCGGCTTCTTTCGAGAACCAGTTGTCTGAAGAAGCCAGCGACGCAGAGAAAGCGCGTAAAGTATGGGAAGTCAGTGAGAAGCTCGTTGGTTTGGCTTAA
- the LOC132627007 gene encoding uncharacterized protein LOC132627007 encodes MADTSKLHPATTVTNIKSCIPVVLDYEESQYNNWATLFKLHCHANLVIDHILPPASPTVPPPATATEKLAAKALWERLDDIVRQWIYGTISNDLLNTIIHQEDIAAEAWDRLVHLFQDNKSARALALDVKFTNTKLVDFPNVKAYCTRLKVLTDNLANVGHKVSDERLVHCLLRGFSKEYKTFRMAVQHRTPLPSFDVVRSMLELKEDSHAEDAIHDSDSNAALVSHNVTP; translated from the coding sequence ATGGCTGACACCTCCAAGTTGCATCCTGCGACTACCGTCACCAATATTAAATCATGCATCCCTGTTGTGCTTGACTACGAAGAAAGCCAATACAATAACTGGGCTACCCTCTTCAAGCTCCATTGTCATGCAAACTTGGTCATTGACCACATCCTACCTCCTGCCTCCCCCACCGTGCCACCACCGGCAACTGCAACCGAAAAACTTGCTGCTAAAGCCCTATGGGAACGGCTGGATGACATTGTTCGGCAATGGATATATGGTACGATATCGAATGATCTTCTCAACACGATCATTCATCAAGAGGACATCGCAGCCGAAGCTTGGGACCGTCTTGTTCATCTCTTTCAGGACAACAAATCGGCTAGGGCTCTTGCTCTTGATGTAAAATTCACCAACACAAAATTGGTGGATTTTCCGAATGTGAAAGCATACTGTACCAGGCTGAAAGTTCTTACAGACAATCTCGCCAACGTCGGTCACAAAGTTTCCGACGAACGACTTGTGCATTGTCTTCTGCGAGGGTTCTCGAAGGAATATAAAACTTTTCGCATGGCGGTGCAGCACCGTACTCCTCTCCCATCTTTTGACGTTGTCCGGTCGATGCTTGAGCTTAAGGAGGATAGCCATGCCGAGGACGCCATTCATGACTCCGACTCGAATGCTGCTCTTGTTTCCCACAATGTTACTCCTTAG